A window of the Synechococcus sp. LTW-R genome harbors these coding sequences:
- a CDS encoding diflavin flavoprotein: MASATAERQVIQLPVEPGLVCLRCLSPKRLRFEVEYGLERGTTANSFLFLPRNGEGEQIGSAAALLVHPPGASFAEPYLEQLAALVPSSTELQVVVSHVNPNRIALLHELARRWDKLRLIASNPGAKLLQDLWAQRKPTPAGEAEPPALPPLPPLTVVRGEDSIERPDGYTINLLSAPTPRWPGALMAFEETTGLLMSGKFFSAHLCSQDWAEANRSSTEEDRRYFYDCLMAPMARQVEAVLNRLDELSIRCIAPGHGPAIAESWRSLLVDYRRWGESQERSSLSVALLFASAYGNTAAIADALAQGVSRTGVRVESVNCEFTPAEKLLETIRSCDALLIGSPTLGGHAPTPIVSALGTVLAEGDRSKPVGVFGSFGWSGEAIDLLESKLRDGGFTFAFEPIRVKFSPDASTIKTLEETGTGLGRSLITAQRKAQRRSASSGGLSESRSNPAVLALGRVIGSLCVLTTRKGSGESQLSGAMVASWVSQASFTPPGLTVAVAKDRAVEALLHVGDSFALNVLASGRESGPMKQFLQPFAPGADRFAGLDLEESPGGQPILPDALAWLDCSVKQRMECGDHWLIYAQVGSGALLDGEATTAVHQRRSGANY, from the coding sequence ATGGCCAGCGCCACTGCAGAACGGCAGGTCATCCAGCTGCCGGTTGAACCGGGACTGGTCTGCCTGCGGTGCCTCAGCCCCAAGCGCCTGCGCTTTGAGGTCGAATACGGCCTGGAGCGCGGCACGACGGCCAACAGCTTTCTGTTCCTGCCCAGGAATGGAGAGGGCGAGCAGATCGGCAGCGCCGCCGCGCTCTTGGTCCACCCCCCCGGCGCCTCCTTCGCGGAGCCCTACCTCGAGCAGCTTGCGGCCCTCGTGCCCAGCAGCACCGAGCTGCAGGTGGTCGTCAGCCACGTCAACCCCAACCGAATTGCCCTGCTGCATGAGCTGGCCCGGCGCTGGGACAAGCTGAGGCTGATCGCCTCCAACCCCGGCGCCAAGCTGCTCCAGGACCTCTGGGCCCAGCGCAAACCCACACCCGCCGGCGAAGCGGAACCCCCGGCCCTACCGCCGCTCCCGCCCCTGACCGTGGTGCGGGGCGAAGACAGCATCGAGCGCCCCGACGGCTACACGATCAACCTGCTCTCCGCGCCAACCCCGCGCTGGCCCGGTGCCCTGATGGCCTTCGAGGAGACCACCGGCCTGCTGATGAGCGGCAAGTTCTTCTCGGCCCACCTCTGCAGCCAGGACTGGGCGGAAGCGAACCGCAGCAGCACCGAGGAAGACCGGCGGTACTTCTATGACTGCCTGATGGCGCCGATGGCCCGCCAGGTGGAAGCAGTACTCAACCGCCTCGATGAGCTCTCCATCCGCTGCATCGCCCCCGGCCATGGCCCGGCCATTGCCGAGAGCTGGCGCAGCCTGCTGGTGGACTACCGCCGCTGGGGTGAATCCCAGGAACGCTCCAGCCTCTCGGTGGCCCTGCTCTTCGCCAGCGCCTACGGCAACACCGCCGCCATCGCCGACGCCCTCGCCCAAGGGGTCTCCCGCACCGGCGTGCGGGTCGAGAGCGTCAACTGCGAATTCACCCCCGCCGAAAAACTGCTGGAGACGATCCGCAGTTGCGATGCGCTGCTCATCGGCTCCCCCACCCTGGGGGGCCATGCCCCAACGCCGATCGTCTCGGCCCTGGGCACGGTGCTCGCCGAAGGGGACCGCTCCAAACCCGTTGGCGTCTTCGGCAGCTTCGGCTGGAGCGGTGAGGCGATTGATCTGTTGGAGAGCAAGCTGCGGGACGGCGGCTTCACGTTCGCCTTTGAGCCAATCCGGGTGAAGTTCAGCCCCGATGCCTCCACGATCAAAACCCTCGAGGAAACCGGAACCGGCCTCGGCCGCAGCTTGATCACGGCCCAACGCAAGGCCCAACGCCGCAGCGCCAGTAGCGGCGGCCTCAGCGAAAGCCGCAGCAACCCCGCCGTCCTCGCCCTTGGTCGGGTCATCGGGTCCCTCTGCGTGCTCACCACCCGCAAGGGCAGTGGCGAAAGCCAACTCAGCGGCGCCATGGTCGCCAGCTGGGTCAGCCAGGCGAGCTTTACCCCGCCGGGCCTGACCGTGGCCGTCGCCAAGGACCGGGCCGTGGAAGCCCTGCTGCACGTCGGCGATTCCTTCGCCCTCAACGTGCTGGCCTCCGGCCGTGAGAGCGGACCGATGAAGCAGTTCCTCCAGCCCTTTGCTCCCGGTGCCGACCGCTTCGCGGGCCTGGACCTGGAGGAGAGCCCCGGCGGTCAGCCGATCCTCCCCGACGCCCTGGCCTGGTTGGACTGCAGCGTCAAACAGCGCATGGAGTGCGGCGACCACTGGCTGATCTACGCCCAGGTGGGATCCGGCGCCCTGCTGGATGGCGAAGCCACCACCGCCGTCCACCAGCGCCGTAGCGGTGCCAACTATTGA
- a CDS encoding diflavin flavoprotein — MAVVASTPRLSLQCEAIASDTTTIRSLDWDRSRFDIEFGLRNGTTYNSFLVRGERTALIDTSHLKFEGTWLDLLKEQIDPKAIDVLIVSHTEPDHSGLVGHVIDLNPDIEVVGSKVAIQFLENQVHRPFKSRAVKSGDELDLGTNPESGIQHHFEFLSAPNLHWPDTIFSFDHGTGILYTCDAFGMHYCSEDTFDLDPGALAPDFRFYYDCLMGPNARSVLQAMKRMDGLEGTINTIATGHGPLLRHHLNLWMGDYKDWSSDRSKGEAYAAVCYLSQYGFCDRLSQAIARGIGKAEAQVQLVDLRATDAQELSALIGEASAVVVPTWPANPDPELQASIGTLLAALKPKQWIGSYDAYGGNDEPIDAVATQLRSMGQKEAFEPLRVRQVPDGNDYQRCEEAGTDLGQLLTRAKTIAAMKSLDGDLDKALGRLSGGLYVVTARQEERASAMVASWVSQASFDPPGITVAVAKDRAIEALLQVGDRFVLNILREDNYQDLMRHFLKRFPPGADRFAGVSTLEGVANGGPVLGDALAFLGCRVSQRMEGPDHWIIYGEVEQGNVSDTEARTAVHHRKVGNHY, encoded by the coding sequence ATGGCTGTCGTTGCCAGCACGCCCCGGCTGAGCCTGCAGTGCGAGGCCATCGCCAGCGACACCACCACGATCCGCTCCCTGGACTGGGACCGCAGCCGCTTCGACATTGAGTTCGGCCTGCGCAACGGCACGACCTACAACAGCTTTCTGGTGCGGGGCGAGCGCACCGCCTTAATCGACACCAGCCACCTCAAGTTCGAAGGGACCTGGCTGGACCTGCTCAAGGAGCAGATCGATCCCAAAGCGATCGACGTCCTGATCGTCAGCCACACCGAACCGGACCACTCCGGCCTGGTGGGTCACGTCATCGACCTCAACCCCGACATTGAAGTCGTGGGCTCCAAGGTCGCGATTCAATTCCTGGAAAACCAGGTGCATCGACCCTTCAAGAGCCGCGCGGTCAAAAGCGGCGATGAACTCGACCTGGGCACCAACCCCGAGAGCGGGATCCAACACCACTTTGAGTTCCTCAGTGCCCCCAACCTGCACTGGCCGGACACCATCTTTTCCTTCGACCACGGCACCGGGATCCTCTACACCTGCGATGCCTTCGGGATGCACTACTGCTCCGAGGACACCTTCGATCTGGACCCCGGCGCCCTGGCTCCGGACTTCCGCTTCTATTACGACTGCCTGATGGGCCCCAACGCCCGCAGTGTCCTCCAGGCGATGAAGCGCATGGATGGCCTCGAGGGCACCATCAACACGATCGCCACCGGCCACGGTCCGCTGCTACGCCACCACCTCAACCTCTGGATGGGGGACTACAAGGACTGGAGCAGCGACCGCAGCAAAGGGGAGGCCTATGCCGCCGTTTGCTACCTCAGCCAATACGGCTTCTGCGACCGCCTCAGCCAGGCCATTGCCAGGGGCATCGGTAAAGCCGAAGCCCAGGTGCAACTCGTGGACCTGCGAGCCACCGACGCCCAGGAACTCAGCGCCTTGATTGGTGAAGCGAGCGCCGTCGTCGTCCCAACCTGGCCCGCCAATCCTGACCCCGAACTCCAGGCCTCCATCGGCACCCTGCTGGCGGCCCTGAAACCCAAACAGTGGATCGGCAGCTACGACGCCTACGGCGGCAACGACGAGCCGATTGACGCGGTCGCCACGCAGCTGCGCAGCATGGGCCAGAAGGAGGCCTTCGAGCCCCTGCGGGTGCGCCAGGTTCCCGATGGCAACGACTACCAGCGCTGCGAAGAAGCCGGCACCGACCTCGGTCAACTCCTCACCCGAGCCAAGACCATCGCGGCCATGAAGTCCCTCGATGGCGATCTCGACAAAGCCCTCGGTCGTCTCTCCGGAGGCCTCTACGTGGTGACCGCCCGTCAGGAGGAGCGCGCCTCCGCGATGGTCGCCAGCTGGGTCAGCCAGGCCAGTTTTGATCCCCCCGGCATCACCGTGGCCGTCGCCAAGGACCGGGCCATCGAAGCCCTGCTGCAGGTGGGCGATCGCTTCGTGCTCAACATCCTGCGGGAGGACAACTACCAGGACCTGATGCGGCACTTCCTCAAGCGCTTCCCGCCGGGGGCGGATCGCTTCGCCGGCGTCAGCACCCTCGAGGGCGTCGCCAATGGCGGCCCAGTCCTCGGCGATGCCCTGGCCTTCCTCGGCTGCCGCGTCAGCCAGCGGATGGAGGGCCCCGACCACTGGATCATCTACGGCGAGGTGGAGCAGGGGAATGTCTCGGACACCGAGGCCCGCACCGCCGTCCACCACCGCAAAGTGGGGAACCATTACTGA
- a CDS encoding Hsp20/alpha crystallin family protein, whose protein sequence is MLTLRQSPFDLFEQLEQQLHTAERVPAAEVRETEAGFAITLELPGVKRDSIDVKATDRTLVISAERLAPEEAADAQAPLLSEFRYGTWSRSFRFPSGIDREGLEAHYRDGLLLVTAPKAQTMTTVSVKVEG, encoded by the coding sequence ATGCTGACCCTGCGCCAATCACCCTTTGATCTGTTCGAACAACTCGAGCAGCAGCTGCACACCGCTGAGCGCGTCCCCGCCGCTGAAGTGCGTGAAACCGAGGCTGGCTTCGCCATCACCTTGGAACTGCCGGGCGTGAAGCGTGACTCGATCGATGTCAAAGCCACCGATCGCACCCTCGTCATCAGCGCCGAGCGCCTCGCCCCCGAGGAGGCCGCCGACGCCCAAGCGCCGCTCCTGAGCGAATTCCGCTACGGCACCTGGAGCCGCAGCTTCCGCTTCCCCTCCGGCATCGACCGGGAGGGCCTCGAGGCCCACTACCGCGACGGGCTGCTGCTGGTCACCGCCCCCAAGGCCCAAACCATGACCACCGTTTCCGTGAAGGTGGAGGGCTAA
- a CDS encoding MEKHLA domain-containing protein → MPLRDRRHRLRRQQLEQAPAPWLTPGKRHLAERILRSHTQAFGRTLAPSAQELFSADLVVLAHDGSSDPCLTYANAAALQLWERPWGAMVGMPSRLTAEAQERQSRSLALQQALQQQAIEGYSGIRISSTGRRFQIHNARLWCLSDPDGRPCGQAAAFSDWWWL, encoded by the coding sequence GTGCCTCTGAGGGATCGGCGCCACCGCCTGAGGCGGCAACAACTCGAGCAAGCACCCGCCCCTTGGCTCACCCCCGGGAAGCGGCATTTGGCCGAGCGGATCCTCCGCTCCCACACCCAGGCCTTTGGCCGAACCCTGGCCCCATCGGCCCAAGAACTCTTCTCGGCGGATCTCGTCGTGCTGGCCCATGACGGCAGCAGCGACCCCTGCCTGACCTACGCCAACGCCGCGGCCCTTCAACTCTGGGAGCGCCCCTGGGGCGCCATGGTCGGCATGCCCTCGCGCCTGACCGCCGAAGCCCAAGAGCGCCAAAGCCGCTCCCTGGCGCTGCAGCAAGCGTTGCAGCAACAGGCGATCGAGGGCTACAGCGGCATCCGCATCAGCAGCACGGGCCGGCGCTTTCAAATCCACAACGCCCGGCTCTGGTGCCTGAGTGACCCCGATGGACGCCCCTGCGGCCAGGCGGCGGCCTTCAGCGATTGGTGGTGGCTCTGA
- a CDS encoding SWIM zinc finger family protein, which produces MTLSSNGITTQLGDEGLSQQPWWVEQWMELINGYRFKKRLERAWAYAREGNVLSIRFEGRRVHARVQGSGEDPYKVKLWLDVLNDEDWNYVLEALGQKARWSAQLLAGVMPQDIERAFAASGKRLFPFKLQEVRSECTCPDKVNPCKHVSAVYYLMGERFSEDPFVLFQLRGRTRAQLLSDLAVKRRALLAKKAKEAKANPDAEPAVTPQANPAPISIREPKRWWRYGAALDPGLVVITPAMEGDTGLDEAGAIPLAEDGRFPEAGKQFVEHLKAQGASFGSTAMATAMAAGSNQDD; this is translated from the coding sequence ATGACCCTTTCCTCCAACGGCATCACCACCCAGCTCGGCGATGAGGGCTTGAGCCAGCAGCCCTGGTGGGTTGAGCAGTGGATGGAGCTGATCAACGGCTATCGCTTCAAGAAGCGCTTGGAGCGGGCCTGGGCCTACGCCCGCGAAGGCAATGTCCTCTCGATCCGCTTTGAAGGCCGCCGCGTTCACGCCCGGGTGCAGGGCAGCGGCGAAGACCCTTACAAGGTGAAGCTCTGGCTGGATGTCCTCAACGACGAGGACTGGAACTACGTCCTCGAGGCCCTCGGCCAAAAAGCCCGTTGGTCCGCCCAACTCCTGGCGGGGGTGATGCCGCAGGACATCGAGCGCGCCTTCGCGGCCAGTGGCAAGCGCCTCTTCCCCTTCAAGTTGCAGGAGGTGCGCAGCGAATGCACCTGCCCGGACAAGGTCAACCCCTGCAAGCACGTCAGCGCCGTCTACTACTTGATGGGGGAGCGCTTCAGCGAAGACCCCTTCGTCCTCTTCCAGCTGCGGGGCCGCACCCGCGCCCAGCTGCTCAGCGACCTGGCCGTGAAGCGCAGGGCCCTGCTCGCCAAGAAAGCCAAAGAGGCCAAGGCCAACCCCGATGCAGAGCCGGCGGTCACCCCTCAAGCCAACCCAGCACCGATCTCGATCCGCGAGCCCAAACGCTGGTGGCGCTACGGAGCAGCCCTGGATCCGGGCCTGGTGGTGATCACCCCAGCCATGGAGGGGGACACCGGTTTGGATGAAGCCGGCGCGATCCCCTTGGCAGAAGACGGCCGCTTCCCCGAGGCCGGCAAGCAATTCGTCGAACACCTGAAGGCCCAGGGGGCCAGCTTCGGTTCCACTGCGATGGCCACCGCGATGGCCGCCGGCAGCAACCAGGACGACTGA
- a CDS encoding DEAD/DEAH box helicase — MSLLHATWLPVVPAGSFAKGKAPTAGLLIWADTWRVAEPVSPQEEAPFHPLSLDLDDLATWLDDNNFWSEDLRQATVTLTLPSRQQQSRGTKSTDSSRWSGLPLQSGEPLPKDLSWWPWQVEGWFLKPGPAAEWLNQLPLSGAYEAGLGDDLLWWCHVQRWCLSLIARGRWLPESADGKASWRPLLNREDDRRRLEELASQMPQVVAASSPDPQLACGRPRSNRLLVASIVDKLVDGQLREAFQPGAAGLDPLLAAWEEGLASRDGKLKLDEEEQERLCGASNHWRETVAGKVAPARACLELFTPPEGEELWELKFGLQAEADPTLRLPAGLVWAAGDSTLALGELQLEQPGALLLEGLGRALLAFEPLERGLDAATPEAMQLTPAEAFVLVRTAAARLRDVGVGVVLPASLSGGLASRLGLAITAELPEKSRGFTLGESLDWRWEFMIGGVTLNLKDLEKLSAKRSPLVQHKGAWIELRPLDLKNAEKFCSSEPPFSLDDALRITGNEGETLARLPVHAFTAGPRLQAVLEQYHQQKAPDPLPAPPGFAGQLRPYQERGLGWLAFLHRFDQGACLADDMGLGKTIQLLAFLQHLKAEEELKRPVLLVAPTSVLTNWKREAAAFTPDLTVNEHYGPRRPSSAEALKKALKGVDLVLTTYGLLQRDSELLDKVDWQGVVIDEAQAIKNHTAKQSMAARDMGRPGKGPRFRIALTGTPVENRVSELWALMDFLNPKVLGDEPFFRQRYRMPIERYGDMSSLRDLKGRVGPFILRRLKTDKSIISDLPEKVELSEWVGLAPEQKKLYSKTVDESLDAIARASLGQKHGQVLALLTKLKQICNHPALALKQDPADADASFFKEFAARSAKVQRLEEILEEVVEAGDRALLFTQFAEWGHLLKAHLEHKWRQEVPFLYGSTSKTERQAMVDRFQDDPRGPQLFLLSLKAGGVGLNLTRASHVFHIDRWWNPAVENQATDRAYRIGQQNRVMVHKFITSGSVEERIDRMIKEKSKLAEDIVGSGEDWLGGMDVSQLKELVTLSED; from the coding sequence ATGAGCCTGCTGCATGCCACCTGGCTGCCCGTCGTCCCGGCGGGGAGCTTCGCCAAAGGCAAGGCGCCCACCGCCGGCCTCTTGATCTGGGCGGATACCTGGCGTGTGGCTGAACCCGTCAGCCCACAGGAAGAGGCCCCCTTCCACCCCCTGAGCCTGGATCTGGACGATCTGGCGACCTGGCTCGACGACAACAACTTCTGGTCCGAGGACCTGCGTCAGGCCACCGTCACCCTGACCCTGCCTAGCCGCCAGCAGCAAAGCCGCGGCACCAAGAGCACAGACAGCAGCCGCTGGAGTGGCCTACCGCTGCAATCCGGGGAACCCCTCCCCAAGGACCTGAGCTGGTGGCCCTGGCAGGTGGAGGGTTGGTTCCTCAAACCCGGCCCCGCTGCCGAATGGCTCAATCAATTGCCCCTCTCAGGCGCCTATGAGGCGGGCCTGGGGGATGACCTGCTCTGGTGGTGCCACGTCCAGCGCTGGTGCCTCAGCCTGATCGCCCGGGGCCGCTGGCTGCCGGAGAGCGCGGACGGCAAAGCCAGCTGGCGCCCGCTACTCAACCGGGAAGACGACCGCCGCCGGCTGGAGGAGCTGGCCTCCCAGATGCCCCAGGTGGTGGCCGCCTCCAGCCCCGATCCCCAGTTGGCCTGCGGCCGTCCCCGCTCCAATCGGCTCCTGGTGGCGAGCATCGTCGACAAGCTGGTGGACGGGCAGCTGCGGGAAGCCTTCCAGCCGGGCGCAGCAGGCCTAGACCCCCTGCTGGCGGCCTGGGAAGAGGGCCTCGCCAGCCGCGACGGCAAGCTCAAACTCGACGAGGAAGAACAGGAGCGTCTCTGCGGCGCCAGCAACCACTGGCGCGAGACCGTCGCCGGCAAGGTCGCCCCTGCCCGGGCCTGCCTCGAGCTCTTCACCCCGCCAGAAGGGGAGGAACTCTGGGAGCTGAAATTCGGCCTTCAAGCGGAGGCTGACCCGACCCTGCGGTTGCCGGCCGGCCTGGTCTGGGCCGCGGGCGACAGCACCCTGGCCCTCGGTGAACTGCAACTGGAGCAGCCCGGGGCGCTGCTGCTGGAGGGCCTAGGCCGGGCCCTCTTGGCCTTTGAGCCGCTGGAGCGGGGCCTCGATGCCGCGACTCCCGAGGCGATGCAGCTCACCCCCGCGGAGGCCTTTGTTCTGGTGCGCACCGCCGCGGCCCGTCTGCGGGATGTGGGTGTCGGTGTGGTCCTCCCGGCCAGCCTCTCCGGGGGCCTGGCCAGCCGCCTGGGCTTGGCGATCACGGCCGAGCTGCCCGAGAAATCCCGCGGCTTCACACTCGGCGAAAGCCTGGATTGGCGCTGGGAATTCATGATCGGCGGGGTCACGCTGAACCTGAAGGACCTCGAGAAGCTCTCGGCCAAGCGCAGCCCCCTGGTGCAACACAAAGGCGCCTGGATCGAATTGCGGCCGCTGGACCTCAAGAACGCCGAGAAGTTCTGCTCCTCGGAGCCGCCCTTCAGCCTCGATGACGCCCTGCGCATCACGGGCAACGAGGGCGAGACCCTGGCGCGGCTGCCGGTTCACGCCTTCACCGCCGGGCCCCGCCTGCAGGCGGTCCTCGAGCAGTACCACCAACAGAAGGCCCCCGATCCCCTGCCGGCGCCCCCTGGCTTTGCCGGGCAACTGAGGCCCTACCAGGAGCGCGGCCTGGGCTGGCTGGCCTTCCTGCACCGCTTCGATCAGGGCGCCTGCCTGGCCGACGACATGGGTCTGGGCAAAACGATTCAGCTCTTGGCCTTCCTCCAACACCTCAAGGCCGAAGAGGAGCTCAAGCGCCCCGTGCTGCTCGTGGCCCCCACCTCGGTGCTGACGAACTGGAAGCGGGAAGCCGCGGCCTTTACCCCGGACCTGACGGTCAACGAGCACTACGGCCCCCGCCGCCCCTCCAGCGCGGAAGCCCTCAAAAAAGCACTGAAGGGCGTGGATCTGGTCCTGACCACCTATGGCCTGCTGCAACGGGACAGCGAGCTGCTGGACAAGGTCGACTGGCAGGGGGTCGTAATCGATGAAGCCCAGGCGATCAAAAACCACACCGCCAAGCAGTCCATGGCGGCCCGAGACATGGGACGCCCCGGCAAGGGTCCCCGCTTCCGCATTGCCCTGACCGGCACCCCGGTGGAGAACCGGGTGAGCGAGCTCTGGGCCCTGATGGATTTCCTCAATCCCAAGGTGCTCGGCGATGAGCCGTTCTTCCGCCAGCGCTACCGGATGCCGATCGAGCGCTACGGCGACATGTCATCCCTACGGGACCTGAAGGGCCGCGTGGGCCCCTTCATCCTCCGCCGCCTGAAGACCGACAAGTCGATCATTTCCGACCTGCCCGAAAAGGTGGAACTGAGCGAATGGGTGGGTCTGGCCCCCGAGCAGAAAAAGCTTTACTCCAAGACCGTAGACGAGAGCCTCGATGCGATCGCCCGGGCGTCCCTGGGCCAGAAACACGGTCAGGTGCTGGCCCTGCTCACAAAGCTCAAGCAGATCTGCAACCACCCGGCCCTCGCCCTCAAGCAGGACCCCGCGGACGCGGATGCCAGCTTCTTCAAGGAGTTCGCCGCCCGGAGCGCCAAGGTGCAGCGGCTCGAGGAGATCCTCGAGGAAGTGGTGGAGGCCGGCGATCGGGCCCTGCTCTTCACCCAGTTCGCCGAATGGGGCCACCTCCTCAAGGCCCACCTCGAGCACAAGTGGCGCCAAGAGGTGCCCTTCCTCTACGGCAGCACCAGCAAGACCGAGCGTCAGGCCATGGTCGACCGCTTCCAAGACGACCCCCGCGGCCCGCAACTCTTCCTGCTGTCCCTCAAGGCCGGCGGCGTTGGCCTGAACCTGACCCGCGCCAGTCACGTCTTCCACATCGACCGCTGGTGGAACCCCGCGGTGGAAAACCAGGCCACCGACCGGGCCTACCGCATCGGCCAGCAGAACCGGGTGATGGTCCACAAGTTCATCACCAGCGGCTCCGTCGAAGAGCGCATCGACCGCATGATCAAAGAGAAGTCGAAACTCGCCGAAGACATCGTGGGCTCCGGTGAGGATTGGCTCGGCGGCATGGATGTGAGCCAACTCAAAGAACTCGTCACCCTCAGCGAGGACTAA